The genomic region GGACTGAATTAAAGTGCTTAGCCTACCTTGCAAGGATTTTAGCTTCTCTGTGAGGAGTGTTGTTCCATCTGCACTCAGGAGAGGTGAAGTTCCAGAGTGTTGTGGACCATAGACCTGCTTGAGTGCATCATAGAAGCATTTGATGTTTCTGCCGTCAGCATAGGATTGAATCTCTGCAGCTTTTGCACACAGCCAGATATCTTGCATAGCTCTGTCTCTCCTGGACAAGCCTCCAGATTTTGAgaaaggcagctttatttgatCATGAGCTGCTGTCCTTCAGGTACTCTTTATACAGACAATGTTTTTCACTGAAGAGTGCTTGGATCTCTGCATCATTCTCATCAAACCAAGCTTGATGTTAGCGTACAGGGACACCAAATGATTCAAGAGCTGTAGAGTGCAACACGGTCTTAAGGGCACATAACATGCGCCCTGTGGTTTTCTTGCATTTATTCGCTTATAGTTGGACAGGAGGCAGACTTGGCGTTCTGAGCATGCACCAACATTTcttccccggtctttgaccttgaagtagaaggagacgaggTATAAAATgcagtctctgtctgtgtgttcagctttttaattcatttttgattatgaaaaaaatggCCACCCCCCTGCATAAACTGAATAAAACTGtataaattaaatgtacagtgtatCACTAATAAGAGAAACAGGCTTGACTGTACCTGCAGATATACCTGCGTTGTggaacaaatcaaatatacatttgaataaaaaaaggtgttaTATTGATAAAGCTCCATCTATCCAGCCATTTAGCGAGGTAGCATTTTCATTGCACCTGAAGCAGCGACAGGGTTGTGTAACATGTTTCAGACCAGCAGTTTTGTGACTGTGATATCATGTACTTTACAGGCCTTATTTTGATTGCAAAGCCAGCTGCTTTGGTACATTTATAATGAATCCATTGAAGTGGATCAgccaaaaaaatcacaacaagaaatgaatttaaaaagtaaCTTTATTGGACAGGAAACCATCAAACAAACTAGTTTAAAACCATCATCACTGTGGTATATTTGGTCCATATAAAGTTATTTATTTGGGTTGTCACTGGAAGGTTATGTATAAGACACATAATGACTTGAAGCAGTAGTGAAACAAAAATCCCAGCTACCACAGCTGATCATTTATGTTGTACTTGCAGGACTCCCATGTTCAATCCTCACACACAGGCTCATCCATAACATAAAACGCCACCTCATTGTACATGTTTCTAGCCGGCCCTGGCCTgaaatgaatgcacacaaatacagagagagagagggagaaagcatATAATCATCaccaaatgttcaaatatttactttttctcTTCATTATTCTGTGTGATTATGAGTGAGTAATTGTTTACTTGATGTATGTAGCAGAAAAATGGTATTCCTTAATGTAGCTTGCACCAGCAGAGTCAAGGTCACGAGACAGACTCTCAATTGTCTTTCGTtctttttggtctgttttctttccatgaTATCCCACTACATAAAATGTTGTGGGTGGTGTATAAGTGACAAACACCTGCAAGAAAACTTACGTTATCTATCAGAGCCTAttgtaaatgtcacagaatcaacacaaacataacTAAAACAATTAtgacacatatatgtatatatatatatatatatatatatgtatatatatatatacatatacatatacatatatatatgtacatatatgtacatatatatatatgtatacatatatataccaCTTACAGAATTGTCAGTAGGAAGGGGGGGCTCTTGCTGATATTCAGCTGGGAGTGCTATCTGTATGAAGTACTCAGGTTCCTTGTTGTGAGGTACTATCACAAGACCAGGAGCTACTGGGTCTATGCTTACTCCTAAAGAAAGACAAttgaaaggttttttgttttttaattttcaaaaacttgaatcacattataaacacaacaGCTGACAAAAGTAGAAACATATACAAAATCAGTTTTGTGAAGggtaattcataaataaatgagacaTGTGAGTACGTACCCATGTCATTGGAACCGTTAAAATAGGCAAGTAATCGTGGGTATCCAATCATCTGTGCCTCCTCCAGGGTTGAGGCGTTCACTATTGTTGCAGCTACATAGACAGATTCATAGCTACGCACCtgggacacaaagaaaacatagtggagtggatttttaaaaagtgtcaggCACCTGAAGTGTTTaaaggtatttttttattttgctgagaGACACTCACCTCATAATCATCTGTTTTACAGGTCACATTATACACTAAGCACTGCTTTGCATCAGCACAGAAAGCCTCAGAGCCAGATCTGTGAAATTACAAAGGGAAACATTAAAAATGGCACTGATGCAGCTGTTAGTCTGAGTTATGAAGCCAAAGTTTTCTTCAGTTGAATCATTTTTGACACCTAGATTTCAGAGCAACCTCTGTTACTCCATAAGTTATGGTCACATACAGCAATCTGTTAAAAGGATGattaaattcagttttcttacTCAACATAAGCCTCAGCTGTCAGCACCAGCAGACAGACAACAAGCCCTGAAAAATAAATCCTgagacacacaaatgtaaagtttCAATCAGCTCATAAgatcattttcttcattcagTTAAAAGAGGGGAGACAAAAAAGTTCATcttaattcacacacaaaacctcTTATTACTTTTGTTGTCCAAGAAAATCAGGAAATATACTTACATTGTGAATGAATGCTGTGTCCGTGTGTTTCAAAAACTGGAACATTGCAGTCTCGGCCAAGGCGgctatttatttcatttttgatcaGGAAAAAATTGGCCACTCCCCTGCATTAACTGAATAAAACTGTATACATTATAAATGTGCAGTGTATCACTGATATGAGGGGTGGGGGGATATTGCTGATATTCAGCTGGGAGTGGTAAGTATATGATGTAGTAACCCATTTCTGTAGAGTTCTTCTGAGGTACTCTCACTAAAGCAGGAACTACTGAGTCCAGGATTACTcctaaagaaagacaaagacaacaaaaaaacaacaacacttgatCTTTGTGTTACTTTGGTTCTTTTTGGAGATTTAAAACAATTCTACTCAATTATTGTCATTGTTACATAGTTGTTTCtcttattgtttgtgttgtgtgttctgtgCTCACGCATACTTATTCTTGTGCACAAGCCACTCTTTCATGACAACATCTTCATGTCAAGGAGAAAACCAGTTTCATGAAAGgtatatgataaataaatgagacaCATGAGTATGTACCCTTGTCATTGGAACCACTGAAATAGGCACGTAATCGTAGGAATCCCTTAATCGATGCATCAGCCATGGTGCAGGATTTCACTATAGTTGCAACCAGGTTTAAAGATTTATAGTGACACAAATgggacacacaaagaaaacatggagTTTTTGAAAgcacactttttgttttattaactttttttatttatttatatcaccTTGTAAGCGTTTCACAGATCACATCAAATGGTAAGCACTGCTTTCCCTCagaacagacaggcagagagctGCGTCTGTGAAATTATAATGAGGATTTATTACGAATGGCACTGATGCAGATCAGAGCAACCTCTGTTACTCCATAAGTTAGGATCAAATACAGCAACCTGTTAAAAGGATGattaaattcagttttcttacCCAACTTTAGCCTCAGCTGTCAATACcagcagacaaaaaataaatcctggGACACAAATGTAAAGTTTCAATTAGCTCATAAGATCATTTTCCAAACAGAAATAGTGTTTAGGGATTATATATATAGCCCATTGATTTTCAATTTCAACGTTataattctattctattctcaatctttgtttttctttcattgagcacagatgggtctgccatttttagatTTGTCTAGTTTAGATCCTTGGTTTTTACATCCTGATTACTCATTAAATACTTTTATTCCCATTTCAATTGTCGACATGGTGTTgagtgatataatgtccatcatttgtttgcaatgtaccacATTGAGGCCtcaaattgaaaatgttttttaacaatacaattgtaacaataaccagtcaatTGGAAGCTAACTGTAAAGAGAAGATAAGTCATAGAGAGTCatgtagctctgtgttgctctgaaggtccagcaaTCTGTGGTTAAGATCACCTGACCTCCAATTAAATTATCATTCATGGAAGGAAACACCATTGTAGTAAGATGTGACCTGCTTGGTATTTGGTAGTGTGGTTCCAATGCTTTAATTAAATTCTTAAATCCATCCACCACTGAATAAAgtcacatgtctgatgctacaaacacgccTACAATGCTAACTATCGCTTTAGCACAAGTTGAATTTTGTGGAAGTTTTGGTCCAAACGAGGACGGAAGACGGAGTTATTTTGGTATATGTCTACATCCTTATGATGCATGTGGAGATCCTGTGCTTTCTTTGCTACATGCACATAACATGCACTGACACACGGT from Solea senegalensis isolate Sse05_10M unplaced genomic scaffold, IFAPA_SoseM_1 scf7180000013955, whole genome shotgun sequence harbors:
- the LOC122760696 gene encoding heme-binding protein 1-like; translation: MIYFSGLVVCLLVLTAEAYVESGSEAFCADAKQCLVYNVTCKTDDYEVRSYESVYVAATIVNASTLEEAQMIGYPRLLAYFNGSNDMGVSIDPVAPGLVIVPHNKEPEYFIQIALPAEYQQEPPLPTDNSVFVTYTPPTTFYVVGYHGKKTDQKERKTIESLSRDLDSAGASYIKEYHFSATYIKPGPARNMYNEVAFYVMDEPVCED